The Spinacia oleracea cultivar Varoflay chromosome 2, BTI_SOV_V1, whole genome shotgun sequence DNA segment AAACCAAACAACTTTTAACAGTAATACTTATTGGTACATTTCCTCTCTCATAACTGATTCCATTTTGTTTTCTTTCCTGTGATCGTACCAAACACACCCTAAGAGTACTGATGGATTGGGATTTTGTGAGATGATAGATAGACTCGAGCATTTCGAGAGAATAGAGGGCTTGGCTGTGGATAAGCCAACAAGGATTTTATCCCAGTGTTGTTTCTTATGTTTGATTCATGACAAGACTTAGTATTACATAATTGTTTAGATTCTCAAAACTCAACTGTATTGCTTTATCAACTAAGGATACTTAGAAGATGGAAAACTTGCTTCCTAACAGGTTCAACTTCCGCAACACTTACCTAGAAACCTAGCATTTTTGCTGAATTTCATGGATAGTCGTACTTCTAAGTTCTGACATTTTAACAAGAATACATAAGTATGTGCTACTTGATTTTATTATTGGGGATTTTAGTTCGGTTTTCATTTTGTATGTATTTTTCAAGGTTAAACAACATCGTCAAAAGAAGGATAATAAAGGAAAGGATGGGAAAGGAAAAGATTGAAAAACCAGTAATAGGTCAACCAGTAAAGCTGATAAACCTGAACAAAATGATACTGATGAAAATATGGTTTCTACTGCTAATACGATGAAAGCAGAATCATCTCAAGTTCCTGCAGTGGAAGTCGAATCATCAACAAGTTCTTTGGATTTTTCAGTCGATACTCATAAGCCTTTGGATAATTCAGAGGGTATATATGCTGATTCTCAGCACTATGTGGACCCAACAGGCTCGGGTCAGGTATCAGTTGTAGGTTGTGCCTTCTCTCTTTCCCTCTCCTACTGAAATTTTATCAAGAATAGGGAATGGTTTATATGATAAagatatttgttttgaattttataC contains these protein-coding regions:
- the LOC110776681 gene encoding uncharacterized protein isoform X3, with product MVSTANTMKAESSQVPAVEVESSTSSLDFSVDTHKPLDNSEGIYADSQHYVDPTGSGQDNNLTEGRRVKAHFDVLKPHLKACNNKVEVFGETMKSFDKLKRKWV